Genomic segment of Kibdelosporangium phytohabitans:
ACGGGTGGCTCGCGCGGCATCGGCGCGGCCATCGCGGGCGCGTTCCGGGACCAGGGCGACTCCGTCGTCGCCCTGTCCTCCGCGGACGCGGACCTCGCCGACCCGGCCGCCATCGAGCGCGCCGTCGCCAACGCGGTGGAAACCCTCGGCGGCGTTGACGTCCTGGTGAACAACGCGGGCCTGGTCGAGCTCGGCTCGTTGCCGGACCTGTCGTACGCGGACTGGCAGGCGATCTGGCAGCGGACTTTCGCGGTCAACGTGTTCGGCGCGGCCAACATGGCCTACTGCGTCGCCAAGCACATGATCGACCGGGGGATCAGCGGCCGGATCGTCAACGTCGGCTCCCGTGGCGCGTTCCGCGGCGAGCCGGACATGCCCGCGTACGGCGCCAGCAAGGCAGCGCTGCACTCGCTGGGTCAGTCCCTGGCGGTTTCCCTTGCGCCCCAAGGGATCGCGGTGACGTCGGTGGCTCCTGGCTTTGTCGCGACGGACCGGGTCGCCGACATGGTCACCGACGACGTCCGGCGGCAGAGCCCGTTCGGCCGGGTCGGGCGGCCCGAGGAGATCGCGGCGGCGGTCGTCTACCTGGCCTCGCCCGCGGCCGAGTGGGCCTCCGGCACGGTGGTGGACCTCAACGGCGCCTCCTACCTGCGCACCTGAGCAACCGAATCCCAGAAGTCGCAGTGATGAGTCGCGGCGAGGTCGACCCGTGCCGGATTCCGGCTGGTCAACGACATGGTCACCGGGTAGCGCGGCCACTCGCCGGCCGGCTGCCCGGTGCGGGCGAACCTGGTCCAGTAGTCGATCATGCGCTGCGACAGCGCTCCCTGCGGCTGGTCGTAGCCGGGGAACAGGTACGGCAGGTCGGACGCGTGTGGCGCGCCGGGCGGGAACGTCAGCCCGGGAACGGGCGGGCTGGGTTCGGCGAACTCGTAGGACCACGCGCGGAGGTCCTTGTTGCGTTTCGCCGTGGGGCACGCGAACACGACATCCGTGGTGACGGCTGCCCACGCCTGGCTCGGTGAGACGAAACGGCTCAACGGATACCGTTGCGCGACACGGCCCGCGTCTTTCCCGAACGCGTTGCCCAGCAGCGAATCGTACTGCCGAGGGGTGATGGGCTTACCCGCGAGGTCGTAGAAAACCGTTGCGGCGTAACTCATCTCGTTCTTCGTGATACCGGAGACGACGGCCACCTTGTGGATGTCGCCCGAGGAGATCGCGGCATCCGGGTCACGTGGCAGGACGGCGCTGCCGAAGGTCGGCGAGATGAACTCGCGGTGCTTGGTCAGCAGCTGCTCTGGGGACACCCGGCGCCGCATGCACGTGATGTCGGCGCATCCCAGTTCGTTGGCCACCCGGGCTCCGTCGGTCTCCCGCTGCGCCGTCGGCATCCACTGCGGGAACGACGGCACGCCGGGGAACATCGCTTCCGCCGGAACGGTGCCGGTGCAGGGCGCGCTCATCAGGATCACGCGTGCGAACAGGCCCGCCGCCGACGGCGACGCGAGGTGCCCGCAAATGCTCTTGCCACCAGCGGATTCCCCGACCAGTGTGACGTTGCCTCGTTCGCCGCCGAACCGGCTGACGTTGCGCTGCACCCACCGCATGGCGGCCTGCTGGTCCTCCATCGCGAACCCACCCGATCCGGGCAGCCCGGGATAGGCGAGCAGACCGAAGATCCCCAGCCGGTAGTTCGCGGTCACCACGACGACATCGCCTCGCACGGCCAGCCGGCGAGCGTCGTAGTCACTTCCGGCTTCCTCGGTGAAGCCGCCGCCGTGCAGCCAGAGGACCACCGGTTTCCTCGCCGCACCGCCACGCGGGACCGTGACGTTGAGAAACAGGCAGTCCTCGGCGGTGCTTGCTTTGTTTCCCTGCTCTGACGCCAGTTGGGCGCAGCGAGCGCCCGGTTTGGTGGCGTCACGGACGCCGCTCCAGCCGGCGGGCGGCCGCGGTGACCGCCACCGCAGCTCGCCCACGGGTGCGGCCGCGTACGGAATGCCTTGGAACAGCCGGTGATCCGCCGCTTCGACCCCTCGCAGCCAGCCGCTCTCGACACGCACCGAGTGCGTGGCCGACGCCGCTGGGACGGCCACCACCGTCGCCAGTGCGGCTGCCGTGGCGGCGAGCCTTGCCGCCCATCGCATGATCGAACCCCCTTGGACACGCTCCATCAAATCAAGTCAAACGTATCGGAATGCTCGACGTAGGGCAATACGGATATATTGAGAAGGTATCCACGCGGCGGACCCGCGGGGTCGGTGCCGCGTTCGTGGCCCAGCGCCTCGCCGACACGAACGACTCCTCGCCCAGAGCGGTGATCCGTGCCATCGCCGTCGAGCTGCTCTGCGTCGACGACCTGCACCGGAACGCTCTGCGCGTCGGCATGGCCTTCACCGCCCGCACTGGTCGACGGCGAGTTCGCGGCACGGCTGGTCGTCCTCGACGCCCACCTGGACCGGATCTTCACGACGTGAGGTCGTCGGACTTCCCGTCCTCGAGGCGTGACCACTGGGCGATCGGACGGCCGCCGGTCCGGATGCGTTCGGCGTTGCCCGTCCACGGCTGGGGCCAGCCGGTCGGCGAGTCCTCCCACGGCTCCTGCCGTCCGAACACGGTCAGATCCATCAGGGCGTAGCTGTAGTCCATGACCTCGACGCCGCGGTAGTTCGTCCAGTAGGTCTCGTACACGCGGTCGCCGTCACGCACGTAGCACACCAAGTGCATCAGGCCGACCTGTCGCCCGATGAGGAGCGCGTCGAGCGACTCCTCCGCCGAGTACCACGGCATCTGCCAGCCCATGAACTCGCGGTAGCGGACGCCTTCTTCGTACGGGCCCTGGCAGACGACCGCGTAGGTGATGTCGCGGGAATGCAGGTAGGACAGCTCCGCCACCTGGGTGGTGCACCACGTGCACCCCTCGCACTGGTCGGCGGCGCTGTGGCCGTGGTGCCACATGAAGTAGTAGACGATGAGCTGCTGACGCCCTTCGAACGCGTCGAGCAGGGTCACCGGTCCGGCGGGTCCGGTCAGCTCGAGGTGGCCGGGCACCTCCACCATCGGCAGCCGCCGCCTGGCTGCCGCGATGGCGTCGCCTTCCCTGGTGTGCGCCTTCTCCCGGACGCGGAGCTTGTCCAGTTCGGCCTGGAACGTCTCCCGGTCAACGACCAGGGGCAGCGCTTCGTCGGTGGTGTCGAGGTCTGCTGGCTCGTCGGTCACGACTGTCTCCTCTCGGGTGAAGCCGTGTCATCGCCCTCACCTGAATCAACGGCGCGATCGAGATGTTCCTTGAGCGCACCGAGCGGGTTGTCCCAGTCGCGGGCGAGCGCGGCGAGGAACTGCTGAGCCACCTGCATGGGCGCGGACTGCAGCCGGTAGCGCACCCGGCGGCGTTCGCCCGGCTGTGCCGTGACCAGTCCGGCGTCGGTGAGCAGGGTGATGTGCTTGCTGATCGCCTGCCGCGTGATCGGCAGGCGATCGGCCAGTTCGGTGACCGTGGCTGGGCCGCCCGCCGCCAGTGCGGCGAGGACGGCGCGGCGGCTCGGGTCGGCGAGGGCGACGAAGACCTGCTCGGCGATCGTCTCGATGTCAGGCGGCATTGAGGTAGTCGATCAGTTCGCCCAGCTCGCTCGCCCACCCCCTGGTGTTCCCGTCGTACGCCACGTCGTAGGTGCTGTCCGGGAGCTGGGCGAAACCGGCCTCGACAACGGTCAGCCGGGTTCCGGTGCCCGCCGGTTCCAGCGTGAACTCGACGTACGTGCGGCGCGGGTCGTCGTCGGGCAGCCCGTAGATCCGCCAGGTGAAGCCGAACACCGCCGGCTCCTCGACGCGCTCGATCCGCAGGTCCTGCGTGGACCCGTCGTCCCATTTCAGCTGACCAGCGCCGCCGGGGCGCAGGTCGATGGTGGCCGTGTTGCCGAACCACGTGCCGAGGCCCTCGGCGGTGGTCAGCGCGGCCCACACCTTGTCCGGTGCGTGCGCGATCTCGACGGTGCGTTCGATGCGGTCGGGAAAAGCCATCAGACCCTCCAGTGTGGCAACCAGTTGGTTGCCACACTATGTCACGGCGCCGCGTCCGGCAAAAGGGGCATCAGGCCGTGGCGATGGCCGCGAGGACATCCGTACGGGCCGCCCGCCGTGCCGGCCACAACGCGGCCAGCACACCGACCACCACCATCCCCGCCAAAGCGGCGGCGATGATCCCGTAGGGAACGGAGAACTCCCACAACGACTGGCCCATCATCGCGTGCTGCATGACCGCACCGAAGCCCACGCCGACAAGGATCCCGAGAACGCCGCCGTAAGCGCAGATCACGACGCTCTCGGTCCGGATGGCCCGGCGCACCAGCGGCCTGCCCGCCCCGACCGCGCGCAGGACACCGATCTCCCTCGTCCGCTCCATCACCGACAGGGCGAGCGTGTTGACCACACCGAAGGCGGCGATCACGATGGCCGCGCCGAACAACGCGTACATCAGCGACAGCAACAACTCGAAGCTCTCGGTCGCCTCCTTGATCACGCCCTCGCGATCGGTGACGACCACGTCAGGCCGGTCCTGGAACGCCGCCGCGACACCCGCGCGCACCGCCGTGGCGTCGGCACCGGTGGCGTACACGGTGGTGACGGCGGCGTCCCGGATCTTCGCCGGCACCGTCGCGACGTCCACATAGAACAGCGGCCTGCCTTCCATTCCCTTGTGCAGACCGATGATCGTGGTGGTGACCGACGTGACCGGGTCGAAGGTCAGCGTCACCTGGTCGCCCACCTTCGCGCCGATCATGGCCGCCTCGTTCTCGCCGACGACAGCGCCGCGGCGGACATCACCCGAGCCCTCGACGATCTCCGGCCGCACGACACCGTCGGGTTCGACGGCGGACAGCGTCGTACGACTGGTCGAACCGTTGTGCGTGACCTTGAGGAAGATGTAGCGATCCGCGGACACGCTTCGCACGCCCGGCACCGCCTTCACCTTGCCCAGCACGTCCGTGCCCAGCGCGACCCGGTCGACCGGGGACTGGACGACGGTCGCCGTCGCCGGGACCGTGGCGCGGATCGACGACGCGAGCATCGACGTGATCGACGACCCGAGCGTGGCGAACGCGCACACCAGGGCCAAACCGACCATCAGCGACGACGTCGTGGCCGCGGTCCGCCGTGAGTCACGCACCGCGTTGCGGATCCCCAGCCGGGTCGCCGGACCACCGCGGCGGCTCAGCACCCGGCCGACCGGGCGGAGCACGGCGTCCGCCAACGCCGGGGCCAGCAACAACACGCCGAGCCACGCCGCGATCCCGCCGCCCATCGACACGACCCGCTCGGTGGTCGACAGGTCGTTGCGCAGCGTCAGCGCCGTCGCGACCACGCCCGCCGCGACGGCGGCCAGACCGGTGATCGAACGCGCCCGCAGCGACCGTGGGGCGAACGAACCGTCCGTCCGCAGCGCCGCGACCGGCGGCACGGAGGCGGCTCGCCGTGCCGACGTGTACGCCGAGACCATCGTGACCAGCACACCGGCGGCGTACCCGATGAGGATGCCGGTGGGGGTGACCGTCAGCGAGATGGACTGCCCCTCGGGAGCGTTCACCACCAGCCCGAGCAAACCCATCCCGATACCCACGGCGACACCCAGCGTCGAACCGACGAACCCGAGCGCACCCGCTTCCAGCAGCACCGCACGGCGAACCTGGCGGCGAGTCGCCCCGATCGCGCGCATCAGCGCCAGTTGCCGCGTCCGCTGCGTCACCAGCATCGCGAACGTGTTGGCGATGACGAACATCCCGGCCAGCAACGCCACCGCCGCGAACCCGAGCAGGCCTTCCCGGCTGGACCGGGCCGACTCGTCCGCCCTGGCCCGTGCCTGCTCGGCGAGGTCCGCGCCGGTCGCGACCGTGCGCGTGGCGTGATCGACGAGCCCCCGCGCAGTCGCCGCGATCGCGTCCGCGTCCGCACCAGGCCGCACGGACAGTTCGACCTGTGCGTAGCGGTCACCCAGCACACCGGGATCGCCGAACGCCACAACCGGATCCGGCTCACCCAGCGACCGGTACGCGAACACCCCGGCGACCACCGCGTCGACCGAACGCCCGTCGGCCAGCAGGATCCGGGCCCGCTCCCCGATCCCGCGCCCGGCCGGCCCGGCCTGTGCCTCGGCGATGGCCACCTCACCCGGCGCCGGGGCTTTGCCGTCCTTGAGGACGAACCGGTCCGACGAATCCCACGCCGTCCCGGCCTGGTCCGGGCGCACACCGACGAGCTTGCCGTCCGCGCGGACCACACCGGCGTACCCGGAAACCACCCCGGAAGCGCTCGCCACACCGGGAATGCCCGCCAGCCGGTCCTGGTCGGCCCCGGTCAGTTCCGGCGCGCCCTCGACGATCCGCACCGACACACCGACGTCCTCGCGGACGCCCGCACCACGCGTCGTCTCGGCGGCCGAGTCCGAGACGACCCACGTCGCCACGACGAACGCCACCCCCAGGGTGATCGCGACGAGCGTCATCGCGACCCTTCCCTTGTGCGCGACCAGGTCACGCAGCATCGCGCGCACCATCAGGCGACTACCTTCTCGAGGTCCTTCATCCGGTCGAGGACACGCTCGGCTGTCGGGCCGGCGAGCTCGCCGACCACACGCCCGTCAGCGAGGAACAGCACGCGGTCGGCGTACGCGGCCGCCGACGGCTCGTGTGTCACCATCACGACGGTCTGGCCGAACTGGTCCACGCTGCGGCGCAGGAACCCGAGGACGTCCGCCGAGGCCTTGGAGTCCAGCGCACCGGTCGGCTCGTCGGCGAACACCACTTCCGGTTTGGTGATCAGCGCACGCGCGCACGCGACTCGTTGCTGCTGCCCGCCGGAGAGCTGGTTCGGCTTGTGCCCGAGCCGGTGCCGCAAACCGACACCGTCGATGACCGCGTCGGCGAAGGCCTGGTCCGGCCGCCGCCCGGCCAGGTCGAGCGGGAGCACGATGTTCTCCCACGCGGTCAGCGTCGGCAGCAGGTTGAACGCCTGGAACACGAAGCCGACGCGATCGCGCCGCAACGCGGTCAGTCGCGTGTCGGACAACGACGACGTGTCCGTGCCGCCGATGAAGACCTGGCCGCTGGTCGGCTGGTCCAGGCCCGCGAGGCAGTGCAGCAGCGTGGACTTGCCGGACCCGGACGGGCCCATGATGGCCGTGAACTGCTCGCGCGGGAAGCCGACCGTCACGTCGTCGAGCGCGACCACGCGCACGTCGCCTGACGACCCCGAGTCGTACACTTTGGACAGATCGCGGCCGTGGACCGCCGGGCTTGTGTTCGAAGTTCGCACACCGTAGACGGTCCAGGATCCGGCCCGGCGGCACATCTGACCCCGGGCAGATCTTGCGGCTCTGTCTCAGGGCGGACGCGGCACCACACCGTCAACCCCAGAGCTGACAGTCAGCCGCAGGTGCTCTTGGCGGGCAGATCGCTGCCGGGGTCGAAGTAGGTGGCGCGGTCCTTGCCGTTGCCGCTGTCCGGGTCCGCGCGCTGCTCGCTGACCGCGGGGGCCAGGTACCCGGCGCGCAACGCCTCACAACCCATGGAATAGGTGAAGCCCTGTGACCGGACCGGCCAGATACCCAGGCTGCTGGCGGCGTACTTGCCGGTCAGCACCGAGTAGTCGACGTCCCAGCGGTCGACGGCGACGATGTCCATCACGTCTCTGAGCTTCTTCGGCTCGTCGGTGGCGAAGGCGTACGCGAACACGAAGTTCGTGTGCACCACCAGTTCGCCCTGCCGCGTGCCCTGTTCGGCCCACATCCGGCCGCGCACCTTCGGCGCGGCGGGCAACAGCTTGTGCCCGCTGGCCAGCCTGGTGGCGTACGCGTGCGCTTCGTTGGGATCCGTGCTGAACACCGGCCGCATGTTCTTCTGCGAGTCCTTCGCCAGCAGCTTGAGGTAGCGCTCGACGTCGTGCTGTTCGAGGACCGCCCGGTCGAGCCGTGAGGTGATCACCGCCTGGCGCACCTTGGCGTAGGCGTCGCCGACCTGCTGCGCGGTGAACGGGCCGACAGCCTTCGCCGCCGGTACGACCACGCCGGCCTCGCCGTCCGGCCAGTCCGCGGCGGGCGTCCCGGTGTACGGGCGACCGAGGTCTACGTGAACCGGTGGGGCCGTCGCTGTCACGTCGACTGTTCTCGGCTCGGCCGTGCCCCGGACCTCGTTGAAAGTCACGATCCCCGCGATCACCGCTGCGCCGACGCTGAGCGTGGCGACCTTGGCGCGGTAGCGCTTGAGGAACGAGCGTGGTGAATCGGTGCCGTGTTGTGGGTCCTCGGGCATTTCTCCCTCGCGCGTGCTCGCGGAGAACAGGGTGCCCGGCAGCCCCGTGGATGGACATGCCAGGTCCACACCGGACCTGGTGAGCCTAGCCTGACCACGTTGCGTAAAACTAGTGGTTACGGGTAGTGGCCCGAATGCGCTGAGTCACAATGCGTGGTCGCTGGCGGCTGCTCGGGCCGACACGTCACCCATTCGTATGAGTGGGCATGCGCGTGAAGTCGCGTCGGCGCGGTTCGTAAACTCTGTCACCGTGACAGAGACAGCCATCCCCCAGGCAACAACCGATCTTCCGGCCGCGTTCGCGCCCGAGAAGGTAGAGGGACGGCTGTACCGGCGCTGGGTGGACGCCGGCTACTTCGAGGCGGACGTGACCTCGGACAAGCCGCCCTTCACCATCGTGCTGCCGCCGCCGAACGTCACCGGGCAGCTGCACATGGGACACGCGCTGGACCACACGCTGATGGACAGCATGTCCCGGCGCCGCCGGATGCAGGGCTACGAGGTGCTGTGGCTGCCCGGCATGGACCACGCGGGCATCGCGACCCAGAACGTGGTGGAGCGCTCGCTCGCGGAGAAAGAAGGCGTGTCCCGCCACGACCTTGGCCGTGACGAGTTCGTCGCGCGCGTGTGGGAGTGGAAGGACGAGTACGGCGGCCGCATCCTCGACCAGATGCGCAAGCTCGGCGACGGCGTCGACTGGAGCCGCGAACGCTTCACCATGGACGAAGGCCTGTCCAAGGCCGTGCAGACCGTCTTCAAGAAGATGTACGACGACGGCCTGATCTACCGCGCGGAACGGATCATCAACTGGTGCCCGCGCTGCCAGACGGCGCTGTCGGACATCGAGGTGGAGCACTCCGAGGACGAGGGCGAACTCGTCTCGATCCGCTACGGCGACGGCGACGAGTCGATCGTGGTGGCGACCACGCGCGCCGAGACCATGCTCGGTGACACCGCGGTGGCCGTGCACCCCGACGATGAGCGCTACAAGCACCTGATCGGCAAGGAGATCCCGCTGCCGCTGACCGGCCGCCGGATCCCGATCGTCGCCGACGAGCACGTGGACCCGGAGTTCGGCACCGGCGCGGTGAAGGTGACGCCCGCGCACGACCCCAACGACTTCGAGATCGGCCAGCGGCACGACCTGCCGTCGATCACGATGATGAACGAGCGCGCGGTCGTGACCGTGAAAGGCCCGTTCGAAGGCCTCGACCGCTTCGAAGCCCGGCCCGCCGTGGTCGCCGCGCTGCGCGAGCAGGGCCGGATCGTGGCCGAGAAGCGCCCGTACCTGCACTCCGTCGGGCACTGCTCGCGGTGCGACACGGTCGTGGAGCCGCGCCTGTCGATGCAGTGGTGGGTGAAGGTCGAGCCGCTGGCCCGCGCGGCCGGTGACGCCGTGCGCGACGGCCGCACGACCGTGCACCCGCCGGAGCTGGCCAAGCGCTACTTCGACTGGGTCGACAACATGCACGACTGGACCATCTCCCGCCAGCTGTGGTGGGGGCATCGGATCCCGGTCTGGTACGGCCCGGACGACGAGGTCGTGTGCGTCGGCCCGGACGAGCAGCCGCCGTCCGGCGACGGCTGGACCCAGGACCCGGACGTGCTCGACACGTGGTTCTCGTCGGGCCTGTGGCCGATCTCCACACTGGGCTGGCCGGACAGGACGGCGGACCTGGCGAGGTTCTACCCGACCAGCGTGCTGTGCACCGGCTACGACATCCTCTTCTTCTGGGTCGCCCGGATGATGATGTTCGGCCTGTACGCGATGGACGGCAAGCAGCCGTTCGACCAGCTCTACCTGCACGGCCTGATCCGTGACGCGCAGGGCAAGAAGATGTCCAAGTCGCGCGGCAACGTGATCGACCCGCTGGAATGGCTCGACCGCTACGGCGCGGACGCGCTGCGCTTCACCCTCGCGCGCGGCGCGAACCCGGGCAGCGACATGGCGCTGGCCGAGGAGTGGGCGTCCGGTTCACGCAACTTCGTGACGAAGCTGTGGAACGCCAGCCGTTTCGCGTTGATGAACGGCGCGACGACCGCGATCCCGGTGCCGCCGCGGGACACTTTGACCGACGCGGACCGCTGGATACTCGACCGCCTGGACACCCTGGTGTCCGATGTGGACGGCCTGTTCGACGACTTCCAGTTCGCCAAGGCGTGCGACGCGCTCTACCACTTCACGTGGGACGAGTTCTGCGACTGGTACCTGGAACTGGCGAAGGTCCAGATCGCCGAGGGGCGCGCGGAAGCGACCCGCGCGGTGCTGGGGCACGTGCTCGACGCGGTGCTGCGGTTGCTGCACCCGGTCATCCCGTTCGTGACCGAGGAACTGTGGACAGCGCTGACCGGCGGCGAGTCCGTCGTCATCGCCTCGTGGCCGTCGGCCGGCGGCGCTTCGGCGGACGCCGGCGCGGCGCGGCGGATCGAGGGCGTGCAGAAGCTGATCACCGAGATCCGCCGGTTCCGCAGCGACCAGGGCCTCAAGCCGGGCCAGAAAGTCAGCGCCCGCCTCGGCGGCCTCGACGCGGCGGGCCTCGCCGACCACCAGAGCGCCGTGGCCACCCTGGCCCGCCTGACCGCACCGGAAGAAGGCTTCACCGCAGGCGCCTCCCTGGAAGTCGCGCTGCCCGGTGCGTCATCGGTCGTGGTCGAACTGGACCTGTCCGGCGCGGTGGACGTCGAAGCCGAACGCAAGCGTCTCACCAAGGACCTCGCGGTGGCGCAGAAGGAACTCGCCCAGTGCGAGGGCAAGCTGAACAACCCGAAGTTCACCGAGAAGGCCCCGGCCGACGTGGTCGACAAGATCAAGGACCGCCGGGAGACGGCGCTGGCCGACATCGACCGGATCAACGCCCGCCTCAACGCCCTTCCTCTGGCGCAATAACGGGTATTGCCGCAGACCGGCCCGGCCGCCCTGTCGTCGACGGGCAGCCGGGCCGGTCTTGTCAGACCCTTGCGCAACCGGTTCCGCGCCCCGCAGCGTCGGCTGAGCGCGGAACCGATCTGGTTGCTGTGAACTGATCTGCGGGCGTCTACAGCTGGGCGAGGGCCGCGGCGCTGGGGCTGCCTGGTTCGGCGGTGTACATCACCAGTCGCAGGTCTGTGCCGGGCAGCAGCAGGGTTTGGCTGTCCAGTTCCAGCTCACCCAGTTCGGGGTGGCGCAAATGCTTGCGCAGTGTGGAGATCGGGCGCACATCGTGGTCGCGCCACCCGGCGGCGAAGTCCGCGCTGTGTGCGGCGAACTCGTTGACCAGTTCGCCGATGACGCGGTCGGCTGGGTGGCGTGCGCTGGCCGCGCGTAGCTGGGCAGCGGATTGACGGGCGAACTCGCCTTCCGCGCCCGCCGGGGCCGAGCACACCGTCCCGCCCAGGCGGATGGACAGGCGCACGGTGTTGCGGTCCTCGGCGGGCAGCAGGTCGAACCGGGTGATCAACGCGGCAGCCGCGGCGTTCCAGGCCACGATGTCCTGCCGCTCGCCGACCAGGTATGCCGGGATCGGCCCGAGGCGGTCGAGCAGACGCCGGGCGTCGGCTGGCACGCCCGCGTGAGCGGTATCCGGAGCGGGCGGCACCTGTCCGGCCAAGCGTGCGAGGTGTTCGCGTTCGGCCGCGGTGAGCCGTAGCGCCGTGCCCAGCGCGGCCAGCACCTCCGGGGACGGACGCGGCGCGCGGGCCTGCTCCAGCCGTTCGTGGTAGCTCACCGACATCCCCGCCAGTTCGGCCACTTCTTCGCGGCGCAGCCCCGGCGTGCGGCGGGCACGTCGGCCTCGTGCCGGGTCGGGCCGCAGCGCTTCCCGTCGGCGCCGCAGGAAGTCGGCCAGGTCGCCTCTGCTCACTCCACCCATGGTGGCACGGGCCGTTCCGGTTGGCCACGGACTGGCGGTCCGGGGCTCAGGCGGCCGTTCCCCCACGTCGCCGCACGACCGAACCTGGACTCGTCACCCGATCGAACACCGGAGGAAACGTGCCTGAGGAGACGTTCCGGCGCTTGCTGGATCTGTTGCTGGCCAAGGACATGGACGCCGTCGCCGACTTGTGGGCCGAGCACGGCGTCGGCGAGTTCCCCTTCGCGGCGGGGAATTCGCCGAAACACCTGGCCGGGCGGGAGGAGGTCCGCCAGTACCTGGCCGGGTACCCGGACCTGATGGACGTGCGGGACATCCCCGAGGTCACCGTGCACCACACGCGGCAGCCGGACACCATCGTGGTCGAGTTCACCGCGAACGGCCGGACAGTGCGCACCGGGGAGCCCTACCAGCTGGACTACATCGCGGTGATCACCGTTCAGGACGGCCTGATCACCCGCTACCGCGACTACTGGAGCCCATTGGCCACTGCCACCGCAGCAGGGACCCTGCCTGAGCTGCTCGACGCACTGCGCGCAGACCGATGACCGGTGTACTGGTGATCGGCGGCACCGGGAAGACCGGGAGCGCGTTGGTGGAACTGTTGCGTGGCAACGATGTCCCGGTCCGTGTGGGTACACGCAACCCGTCCGGCGGTGACACGGTCCGGTTCGACTGGAACGACCCGGCCACGCACGAGGCCGCGTTGCGCGGGATGGACCGCGTCTACCTCGTGCCCCCGCTGCTGAACGTGGACCCGATGCCGCTGGTCGGGCCGTTGCTCGGCAACGCACGACGCCTGGACATGCGAGTCGTGCTTCTCGGCTCCGCCATCGTGCTGCCGGACGCTCCCGGCGCGCTCGAACTGGACGCGCAGGTGCGTGCCCAGCCCGGGTGGACGGTGCTGCGACCGTCGGGATTCATGCAGAACTTCCTGCGCCCGCACCCACTGGGCGCGCGGATCCGTCAGCACGGGGAGATCCGCACCTCCGCCGGTGACGGCCGGCTGGGCTGGGTCGACGCACGGGACATCGCGGCCGCCGCGTACGCGGTGCTGTCCAATC
This window contains:
- a CDS encoding SDR family NAD(P)-dependent oxidoreductase; its protein translation is MSVRPGSRGVLVTGGSRGIGAAIAGAFRDQGDSVVALSSADADLADPAAIERAVANAVETLGGVDVLVNNAGLVELGSLPDLSYADWQAIWQRTFAVNVFGAANMAYCVAKHMIDRGISGRIVNVGSRGAFRGEPDMPAYGASKAALHSLGQSLAVSLAPQGIAVTSVAPGFVATDRVADMVTDDVRRQSPFGRVGRPEEIAAAVVYLASPAAEWASGTVVDLNGASYLRT
- a CDS encoding carboxylesterase/lipase family protein gives rise to the protein MRWAARLAATAAALATVVAVPAASATHSVRVESGWLRGVEAADHRLFQGIPYAAAPVGELRWRSPRPPAGWSGVRDATKPGARCAQLASEQGNKASTAEDCLFLNVTVPRGGAARKPVVLWLHGGGFTEEAGSDYDARRLAVRGDVVVVTANYRLGIFGLLAYPGLPGSGGFAMEDQQAAMRWVQRNVSRFGGERGNVTLVGESAGGKSICGHLASPSAAGLFARVILMSAPCTGTVPAEAMFPGVPSFPQWMPTAQRETDGARVANELGCADITCMRRRVSPEQLLTKHREFISPTFGSAVLPRDPDAAISSGDIHKVAVVSGITKNEMSYAATVFYDLAGKPITPRQYDSLLGNAFGKDAGRVAQRYPLSRFVSPSQAWAAVTTDVVFACPTAKRNKDLRAWSYEFAEPSPPVPGLTFPPGAPHASDLPYLFPGYDQPQGALSQRMIDYWTRFARTGQPAGEWPRYPVTMSLTSRNPARVDLAATHHCDFWDSVAQVRR
- a CDS encoding DUF899 family protein, whose product is MTDEPADLDTTDEALPLVVDRETFQAELDKLRVREKAHTREGDAIAAARRRLPMVEVPGHLELTGPAGPVTLLDAFEGRQQLIVYYFMWHHGHSAADQCEGCTWCTTQVAELSYLHSRDITYAVVCQGPYEEGVRYREFMGWQMPWYSAEESLDALLIGRQVGLMHLVCYVRDGDRVYETYWTNYRGVEVMDYSYALMDLTVFGRQEPWEDSPTGWPQPWTGNAERIRTGGRPIAQWSRLEDGKSDDLTS
- a CDS encoding ArsR/SmtB family transcription factor, with protein sequence MPPDIETIAEQVFVALADPSRRAVLAALAAGGPATVTELADRLPITRQAISKHITLLTDAGLVTAQPGERRRVRYRLQSAPMQVAQQFLAALARDWDNPLGALKEHLDRAVDSGEGDDTASPERRQS
- a CDS encoding SRPBCC domain-containing protein, with the translated sequence MAFPDRIERTVEIAHAPDKVWAALTTAEGLGTWFGNTATIDLRPGGAGQLKWDDGSTQDLRIERVEEPAVFGFTWRIYGLPDDDPRRTYVEFTLEPAGTGTRLTVVEAGFAQLPDSTYDVAYDGNTRGWASELGELIDYLNAA
- a CDS encoding ABC transporter permease; translated protein: MVRAMLRDLVAHKGRVAMTLVAITLGVAFVVATWVVSDSAAETTRGAGVREDVGVSVRIVEGAPELTGADQDRLAGIPGVASASGVVSGYAGVVRADGKLVGVRPDQAGTAWDSSDRFVLKDGKAPAPGEVAIAEAQAGPAGRGIGERARILLADGRSVDAVVAGVFAYRSLGEPDPVVAFGDPGVLGDRYAQVELSVRPGADADAIAATARGLVDHATRTVATGADLAEQARARADESARSSREGLLGFAAVALLAGMFVIANTFAMLVTQRTRQLALMRAIGATRRQVRRAVLLEAGALGFVGSTLGVAVGIGMGLLGLVVNAPEGQSISLTVTPTGILIGYAAGVLVTMVSAYTSARRAASVPPVAALRTDGSFAPRSLRARSITGLAAVAAGVVATALTLRNDLSTTERVVSMGGGIAAWLGVLLLAPALADAVLRPVGRVLSRRGGPATRLGIRNAVRDSRRTAATTSSLMVGLALVCAFATLGSSITSMLASSIRATVPATATVVQSPVDRVALGTDVLGKVKAVPGVRSVSADRYIFLKVTHNGSTSRTTLSAVEPDGVVRPEIVEGSGDVRRGAVVGENEAAMIGAKVGDQVTLTFDPVTSVTTTIIGLHKGMEGRPLFYVDVATVPAKIRDAAVTTVYATGADATAVRAGVAAAFQDRPDVVVTDREGVIKEATESFELLLSLMYALFGAAIVIAAFGVVNTLALSVMERTREIGVLRAVGAGRPLVRRAIRTESVVICAYGGVLGILVGVGFGAVMQHAMMGQSLWEFSVPYGIIAAALAGMVVVGVLAALWPARRAARTDVLAAIATA
- a CDS encoding ABC transporter ATP-binding protein; protein product: MCRRAGSWTVYGVRTSNTSPAVHGRDLSKVYDSGSSGDVRVVALDDVTVGFPREQFTAIMGPSGSGKSTLLHCLAGLDQPTSGQVFIGGTDTSSLSDTRLTALRRDRVGFVFQAFNLLPTLTAWENIVLPLDLAGRRPDQAFADAVIDGVGLRHRLGHKPNQLSGGQQQRVACARALITKPEVVFADEPTGALDSKASADVLGFLRRSVDQFGQTVVMVTHEPSAAAYADRVLFLADGRVVGELAGPTAERVLDRMKDLEKVVA